From one Bradyrhizobium sp. Ash2021 genomic stretch:
- a CDS encoding SDR family NAD(P)-dependent oxidoreductase — protein sequence MRLKDRVAIVVGAGQSPGEGIGNGRATALTFAREGAKVLCVDHHLESAQETVDMIAAKGGTAVAFKADVTKDAEIKAMVADAHKRWGSIDILHNNVGVSLSGGDAELLDITEEAFDRCVAINLKSCILAAKHVIPIMRAQNSGSIINISSMAVITTYPYVAYKATKSAMVAFTEQLAYQNAQYGIRANVILPGLMNTPMAVDTRAREFNKSRAEVEAERDSKVPLRKKMGTAWDVANAALFLASDEASFITGVTLPVDGGASVRRG from the coding sequence ATGCGCCTGAAAGATCGTGTCGCCATCGTGGTCGGCGCCGGCCAGAGCCCCGGCGAGGGCATCGGCAACGGCCGCGCCACGGCCCTTACCTTCGCGCGCGAAGGCGCAAAAGTGCTGTGCGTCGATCACCATCTCGAATCCGCCCAGGAAACCGTCGACATGATCGCGGCCAAAGGCGGCACGGCGGTCGCCTTCAAGGCCGACGTCACCAAAGATGCCGAGATCAAGGCGATGGTGGCCGACGCGCACAAACGCTGGGGCAGCATCGATATCCTGCACAACAATGTCGGCGTCAGCCTGTCGGGCGGCGACGCCGAACTGCTCGACATCACCGAAGAGGCCTTCGACCGCTGCGTCGCGATCAACCTCAAGAGCTGCATCCTCGCCGCCAAGCACGTGATCCCGATCATGCGGGCGCAAAACAGCGGCAGCATCATCAACATCTCCTCGATGGCCGTGATCACGACGTATCCTTACGTCGCCTACAAGGCGACCAAGTCGGCGATGGTCGCCTTCACCGAACAGCTCGCCTACCAGAACGCGCAGTACGGCATCCGCGCCAACGTCATCCTGCCCGGCCTGATGAACACACCGATGGCGGTCGACACCCGCGCCCGCGAATTCAACAAGAGCCGCGCCGAGGTCGAGGCCGAGCGCGACTCCAAGGTGCCGCTGCGCAAGAAGATGGGCACCGCCTGGGACGTCGCCAATGCCGCGCTGTTTCTGGCGTCCGACGAAGCGAGCTTTATTACCGGGGTGACCTTGCCGGTCGATGGCGGCGCGAGCGTGCGGCGGGGGTAA
- a CDS encoding carboxymuconolactone decarboxylase family protein, translating into MARLPYLEADQVAPEYRDMLKRNTNLHKLLVNSPDMARAFSGIGGYIRHKSKLDPRLRELAILQVGWMEKSEYEFTHHVKIGKDFGVTDDDIQGMMADTEGKPSKLEPLAKAILRGAREMVRELAMSDKTFAEIKQELSNEHMTDLVLTIAFYCAVVRVLATMKMDNEPYYKEVLQQYPIPGVE; encoded by the coding sequence ATGGCCCGCCTGCCCTACCTCGAAGCCGATCAGGTCGCCCCCGAATATCGCGACATGCTCAAGCGCAACACCAATCTGCACAAGCTACTGGTCAACTCGCCCGACATGGCCCGCGCCTTCTCCGGCATCGGCGGCTATATCCGCCACAAGAGCAAGCTCGACCCGCGCTTGCGGGAGCTTGCGATCCTGCAGGTCGGTTGGATGGAAAAATCCGAATATGAGTTCACGCATCACGTGAAGATCGGCAAGGATTTTGGCGTCACCGACGACGACATCCAGGGCATGATGGCCGACACTGAGGGCAAACCCTCGAAGCTGGAACCGCTGGCGAAAGCGATTCTGAGAGGCGCGCGCGAAATGGTGCGCGAGCTTGCGATGTCGGACAAGACTTTCGCCGAGATCAAGCAGGAACTCTCCAACGAGCACATGACCGATCTCGTGCTCACCATCGCCTTCTACTGCGCCGTGGTCCGCGTGCTCGCGACCATGAAGATGGACAACGAACCCTATTACAAAGAGGTACTGCAACAGTACCCGATCCCGGGAGTGGAATGA
- a CDS encoding indolepyruvate ferredoxin oxidoreductase family protein: protein MALMEVGLDDKYRLDAKRIFLSGTQALVRLPMLQRERDRAQGLNTAGFISGYRGSPLGMYDHALWRAKSFLKGHDIEFAPGLNEDLAATAVWGSQQVGMFPGARVDGVFGIWYGKGPGVDRSIDALKHANSAGTSPNGGVIALAGDDHGCQSSTLAHQSEQVFAAALMPVVNPATLQDYLDLGILGFALSRYSSCWVGFKAISETVESSASIVSDPDRIKIIMPDDFEMPPGGLSIRWPDAPLDQERRLHGPKMDAVAAFTRANRFDRIVLDSKPARLGIMATGKAYLDLRQALADLGISDAEAQALGLRIYKVALTWPLEQAGARAFAEGLQDVLVVEEKRGFIEDQLLRILYNIDASRRPSVVGKRDETGAPLLPSEGELTPTMVAAAVVARLRKLGHRSPALEQRLAKLEAFDRPADAGGAAKLQRTPYFCSGCPHNTSTKVPEGSRAMAGIGCHGMALSVPSRRTATISHMGAEGVTWIGQAPFTTEQHVFQNLGDGTYTHSGLLALRAAAAAGVNITYKILYNDAVAMTGGQPAEGGLTVSQIAHQVSAEGAKRLAIVSDEPEKYPANYFPAGATVHHRRDLDAVQKELRDVKGLSVLIYDQTCAAEKRRRRKRGLYPDPPKRVFINERVCEGCGDCSQTSNCVSVQPLETELGRKRRIDQSNCNKDFSCIEGFCPSFVTVHGGKLRKADRTAADPSALFADLPLPSVPALDGAFNILVTGIGGTGVITIGALLGMAAHVDGKACSTLDFTGLSQKNGAVMSHVRIAPSPDDLSTVRIAPGGANLILGCDIVVATSIPALSRAERGVTRAIVNVDLLPTASFVMNPDIDFEAGAMRNSLNEAVSASDLDILDATGLATALMGDSIATNSFMLGFAFQRGTIPLSLEAIMKAIELNGAAIEMNRLAFSWGRLAAHDLQRVVSAARFKNSGAAPVKRTLDEAIAFRAKFLADYQDEAYSARYLAQVERVRAAELLAAPGSHELTETFAKGLFKLMAYKDEYEVARLYTDGEFAKALKEQFDGNPGVKVSLAPPLLAQRDKTTGHLRKREFGPWVFGAFKMLARLKSLRGTAFDIFGYTAERRMERALPGEYSAMILGHLDGKKPIDWLRLVALAKAVEQVRGYGHVKEANVARYRQECARLESALGQPVAAEAAE from the coding sequence ATGGCGTTGATGGAAGTTGGGCTGGACGACAAGTACCGGCTGGATGCGAAGCGCATATTTTTGTCCGGTACGCAGGCGCTGGTCCGGTTGCCGATGCTGCAGCGCGAACGCGATCGCGCGCAGGGTCTCAACACCGCAGGCTTCATCTCCGGTTATCGCGGCTCGCCGCTCGGCATGTACGATCACGCGCTGTGGCGCGCAAAGTCCTTCCTCAAAGGGCACGACATCGAATTCGCGCCGGGCCTCAACGAAGATCTGGCGGCGACCGCGGTGTGGGGCAGCCAGCAGGTCGGAATGTTTCCCGGCGCCAGGGTCGATGGCGTGTTCGGCATCTGGTACGGCAAGGGGCCCGGCGTCGACCGTTCCATCGATGCACTCAAGCATGCCAACTCGGCCGGCACCTCGCCTAATGGCGGTGTGATTGCGCTCGCCGGCGACGACCATGGTTGCCAGTCCTCGACGCTCGCCCATCAGAGCGAACAGGTGTTTGCGGCGGCGCTGATGCCGGTGGTCAATCCCGCCACGCTGCAGGATTATCTCGATCTCGGCATCCTCGGCTTTGCGCTGTCGCGTTATTCCAGCTGCTGGGTCGGCTTCAAGGCGATCTCCGAGACGGTGGAAAGCTCGGCCTCGATCGTGAGCGACCCTGACCGCATCAAGATCATCATGCCCGACGATTTCGAGATGCCGCCGGGTGGGCTCAGTATCCGCTGGCCCGATGCGCCGCTCGATCAGGAGCGCCGGCTGCACGGCCCGAAGATGGACGCGGTCGCGGCCTTTACCCGTGCCAATCGCTTCGACCGGATCGTGCTGGATAGCAAGCCGGCCCGGCTCGGCATCATGGCGACCGGAAAAGCCTATCTCGATCTCAGGCAGGCGCTGGCCGATCTCGGCATATCGGATGCGGAAGCGCAGGCGCTGGGGCTACGCATCTACAAGGTGGCGCTGACCTGGCCGCTGGAGCAGGCCGGCGCCCGTGCCTTTGCCGAGGGCCTGCAGGACGTGCTCGTGGTCGAGGAGAAGCGCGGTTTTATCGAAGATCAGCTCCTTCGTATTCTTTACAACATTGACGCTTCAAGACGCCCGTCCGTCGTCGGTAAGCGCGACGAGACCGGCGCGCCCCTGTTGCCGAGCGAAGGCGAATTGACGCCGACGATGGTAGCTGCTGCGGTTGTCGCGCGGTTGCGCAAGCTCGGGCATCGCAGCCCCGCGCTGGAACAGCGCCTTGCCAAGCTTGAGGCGTTCGACCGGCCCGCCGATGCGGGCGGCGCGGCAAAGCTGCAGCGCACCCCGTATTTCTGTTCGGGCTGCCCGCACAACACCTCGACAAAGGTGCCCGAGGGCAGCCGCGCGATGGCCGGCATCGGTTGTCACGGCATGGCGCTCTCGGTGCCGAGCCGCCGGACCGCGACGATCTCGCATATGGGCGCGGAGGGCGTCACCTGGATCGGCCAGGCGCCGTTCACCACCGAGCAGCACGTGTTCCAGAATCTCGGCGACGGCACCTACACCCATTCGGGCCTGCTGGCGCTGCGCGCCGCTGCAGCCGCGGGCGTCAACATCACCTACAAGATCCTCTACAACGACGCGGTCGCAATGACCGGCGGCCAGCCCGCCGAGGGCGGCTTGACGGTGTCGCAAATCGCGCATCAGGTTTCGGCCGAGGGTGCGAAGCGCCTGGCTATTGTCTCCGACGAGCCCGAGAAATATCCGGCGAATTATTTTCCGGCCGGCGCCACCGTGCATCACCGCCGTGACCTTGATGCCGTGCAGAAGGAATTGCGCGATGTCAAAGGTCTCTCGGTCCTGATCTACGACCAGACCTGCGCGGCGGAAAAGCGCCGGCGCCGCAAGCGCGGGCTCTATCCGGATCCGCCGAAGCGCGTCTTCATCAACGAGCGCGTCTGCGAAGGCTGCGGCGACTGCTCGCAAACTTCCAATTGCGTCTCGGTGCAGCCGCTGGAGACCGAGCTCGGCCGCAAGCGGCGGATCGACCAGTCGAACTGCAACAAGGATTTTTCCTGCATCGAGGGCTTCTGCCCGAGCTTCGTCACCGTGCATGGCGGCAAGCTGCGCAAAGCCGACCGCACCGCGGCCGATCCGTCGGCGCTGTTCGCTGATTTGCCGCTGCCTTCGGTGCCGGCGCTGGATGGCGCCTTCAATATCCTGGTCACCGGTATCGGCGGCACCGGCGTCATCACCATCGGCGCGCTGCTCGGCATGGCCGCCCATGTCGACGGCAAGGCCTGCTCGACGCTCGACTTCACCGGCCTGTCGCAGAAGAACGGCGCGGTCATGAGCCACGTCCGCATCGCGCCATCGCCGGACGATCTCTCAACCGTCCGTATTGCGCCGGGCGGCGCCAACCTCATCCTCGGCTGCGACATCGTGGTCGCCACCAGTATTCCGGCGCTGAGCCGGGCCGAGCGCGGGGTCACGCGGGCGATCGTCAATGTCGATCTGCTGCCGACCGCCAGCTTCGTGATGAATCCCGACATCGATTTCGAAGCCGGCGCGATGCGCAATTCGCTCAACGAGGCCGTCAGCGCGTCCGATCTCGACATCCTCGACGCCACCGGCCTTGCCACCGCGCTGATGGGCGACAGCATCGCCACCAATTCCTTCATGCTCGGCTTTGCGTTCCAGCGCGGTACCATTCCGCTGTCGCTGGAAGCAATCATGAAGGCGATCGAGCTCAATGGCGCCGCGATCGAGATGAACAGGCTGGCGTTCTCGTGGGGCCGGCTCGCCGCGCACGATCTGCAACGCGTGGTCAGCGCCGCGCGCTTCAAGAATTCAGGCGCGGCGCCGGTCAAGCGGACGCTTGATGAGGCGATCGCCTTCCGCGCAAAATTCCTCGCCGACTACCAGGACGAGGCCTATTCGGCGCGCTATCTCGCGCAGGTCGAGCGCGTTCGCGCCGCCGAACTGTTGGCCGCGCCCGGATCGCATGAACTGACCGAGACGTTTGCCAAAGGCCTGTTCAAGCTGATGGCCTACAAGGACGAATATGAGGTGGCGCGGCTTTATACCGACGGCGAATTCGCAAAGGCGCTGAAGGAGCAGTTCGACGGCAATCCCGGCGTCAAGGTCAGCCTCGCGCCGCCGCTGCTGGCGCAACGCGACAAGACCACCGGACATCTGCGCAAGCGCGAGTTCGGTCCGTGGGTATTCGGCGCGTTCAAGATGCTGGCGCGCCTCAAGTCGCTGCGCGGCACGGCGTTCGACATCTTCGGTTACACCGCCGAGCGCCGGATGGAGCGGGCGCTGCCGGGCGAGTATTCGGCGATGATCCTCGGGCATCTCGATGGCAAGAAGCCGATCGACTGGCTACGGCTGGTGGCGCTGGCGAAAGCGGTGGAGCAGGTGCGCGGCTATGGCCACGTCAAGGAAGCCAATGTTGCGCGCTATCGCCAGGAATGCGCGCGGCTCGAAAGCGCCCTCGGGCAGCCCGTCGCGGCGGAAGCCGCCGAATAG